In the Elusimicrobiaceae bacterium genome, TTGCTTTTCCATGCTTTAGAAAAATTATCAACATTATACGGTCTAGGATTTTTTTCGTCAGTCATTAGTACATAAGGCCCGGGGGATTTTAGAGACTTAATGTCTTCTAATAAGTCTTGAGGAAAGAATACAGGACGGTTTTTGTCCCTTTTTACGATCCAAAAAGAAGTGCCTCTATTGCTATCATCTTCATTGGGAGAAAGCCACACAATACCTGTACTAAAGTCTATTTTTTCTAGCAAGAGACTATATGCTTCTTCCGGCCGTAAACCTGCGTAATAGCCCATTTTGGCCGCTACCCGCATATTGGGAGTACTGTATTTGAAAATCATATCTAACTGCCAAGGTTGCAAAACAGAAACAACCACCTTGCTGGTGGTAAATTGCTTTTTGAGGGTATCTAAATTGATAACCGGTACAAGTCCTTCTCTCATTCCCCATTCAAGTGCCCTAATTAAACAACCGTTGTCTTTATTAGCGCCGTAATAGTCTGTGTGTGCTTCATCGGCATTTTCTTTGCTTTGACGGCGAAAATCGGCCACATCCTTATAGGTGAGGTCATTAATATAATGAGGTTTTATAAGTTTTTCAAAATGTTCCAACGCATAGGTATATTCGGCAATCGTTCGGGGTCGGTACAATAGACGGCCGGTTGTTTTGTTAGTTTCCGTGCGCATGTAAGTAAGAAATTGCTCTTTAAAATAATTCCATGTTTTAGATCCGTCATAAGAGCGATCTTTGTTATCTCTTTCTAATTTTTCCAACCATTTCTTATATTGTTCATCCCTTTGTAATTTATTTCCGTAAAATACTTTTTCATATCGGCGGCCGTTGATTTGTTTGCGGTAGCGATGACCGCGACGTCCCGGTTTTTTGTAAGAAGATATTTTGCTCATGATTTTGTACCTCCAGAATATGGCACAGCGTGAGAATGTTCTATAAGTTGGGTAGCAAGGTCCTGTCCGTTTACTTTAACATCACAAAGCAGGCGAAAATATTTGTCACGGCTACAATTTCGCAAGAGGATTTTGCCACTTTTTAGAAATTCTTTTGTAAATT is a window encoding:
- a CDS encoding site-specific integrase, which codes for MSKISSYKKPGRRGHRYRKQINGRRYEKVFYGNKLQRDEQYKKWLEKLERDNKDRSYDGSKTWNYFKEQFLTYMRTETNKTTGRLLYRPRTIAEYTYALEHFEKLIKPHYINDLTYKDVADFRRQSKENADEAHTDYYGANKDNGCLIRALEWGMREGLVPVINLDTLKKQFTTSKVVVSVLQPWQLDMIFKYSTPNMRVAAKMGYYAGLRPEEAYSLLLEKIDFSTGIVWLSPNEDDSNRGTSFWIVKRDKNRPVFFPQDLLEDIKSLKSPGPYVLMTDEKNPRPYNVDNFSKAWKSNLKHVNDMIIRYEADTPKISCTYKIFRKTHTTMMLKVGAKEEDASLYVGHADTQVTEEHYLEAETLKSKLSAQQIAHLEKVKKYLKKLPKIVEK